The Candidatus Buchananbacteria bacterium CG10_big_fil_rev_8_21_14_0_10_42_9 genome includes a region encoding these proteins:
- the rpoC gene encoding DNA-directed RNA polymerase subunit beta': protein MIKLVQLKRLKPKAMTTKNELKKKPNNMAEDKRQFDFNGLRLALASPDQIHDWSHGEVTKPETINYRTQKPEKDGLFDERIFGPSKDWECYCGKYKKIRYKGIVCDKCGVEVTRSVVRRERMGHINLAAPSTHIWFLRGVPSRIGLILDLSLQSLEKVVYFANFIITKVDEDLKKDTLEQIRQEYKSKVSRIEKDAANQVNQVKVKANDKDKDKDNVKLDSQIAKLNQAKDNQIAELEKILRLAESELKELRPMTVISEHQYQDLSLKYGHIFEAGIGAEAIRDLLAEIDLSKLITELQAKIENSRGAQREKLIKRLRLVKNFDKNKIRPEWMVMTVIPVIPPDLRPMVPLDGGRFATSDLNDLYRRIINRNNRLKQLHELNAPEVIIRNEKRMLQEAVDALIDNSARHGKTVVASTGQKRMLKSLADVLKGKQGRFRQNLLGKRIDYSGRSVIVVGPNLRLDQCGLPKMMALELFRPFIISRLIQSEIVHNVRSANRYIDAGNPEVMDILEDIIEDATVLLNRAPTLHRLGIQAFKPVLIEGKAIQVHPLVCPAFNADFDGDQMAVHVPLTPASKWEANNLMLSSKNLLKPATGDPIVMPSQDMVWGAYYMTLVNEKKEPKAFSSFNEAHTAYQLRRISIQDEIILPLTDTGRKSVIGTEAQGDLIKTTVGRLLFNQILPRDLAYYNKTVEKGTLKEIVGLTFERGEEALEENIRFIDALKKMTFHYLTRSGYSWSMDDLPFIEAKQKLIAAGDKAVAEIEDQYATGLLTDSERHAKIIEIWMDAKDQIVKSSRDTLDRNGPVYSMVESGARGSWSQLIQIMGMKGLVTNPSGGIIELPVKGNFKEGFDVLEYFISTHGARKGLSDTALRTANAGYLTRRLVDVAQDLVISSNDCGDTTGEVVNLEQQPRSGWDVYEKVKGRALLADVPALKSKKVLVKKGELITREVVELLKANKVSEVHVRSVLECKLKKGICQQCYGLDLGHNRLVDLGTAVGVVAAQSIGEPGTQLTMRTFHTGGVAGLDITQGLPRVEEVFEARTPKVKAILSEVDGKVKIEKPNGEGKNSSRSKIVKIAYEELEEDVYAFPKGKDKPNLAVKDTESIKKASLLFTTPKREKVVAKRDGIVKVEKDKITVTVKTEKFKEYVIPPEFSLLVEEGDLVAKGQELTNGSFDLQQIYKLRGKEEAQNYIVKEILNIYHSQGQKLNDKHVELICRKMFSRILVKDPGDSEFVVGERIERGEFLEVNEALKKKNKKEATGDLLLLGITKVSLSTTSFLSAASFQETQRVLINAAVEGKIDRLEGLKENVIIARLIPAGTGYPGNEVNIPEPEPVSLDEDEPVEEAKNDTEDKMAKAKELLYEK from the coding sequence ATGATAAAACTGGTTCAGTTAAAACGGTTGAAGCCCAAAGCCATGACGACAAAAAACGAACTAAAGAAAAAGCCAAATAATATGGCTGAAGATAAGCGACAATTTGATTTTAACGGTTTGCGTTTAGCCTTAGCGTCACCCGACCAAATTCATGATTGGTCTCACGGTGAAGTCACTAAACCAGAAACTATTAACTACCGTACTCAAAAACCGGAAAAAGACGGTTTGTTTGATGAACGCATTTTTGGCCCGTCGAAAGATTGGGAATGTTATTGCGGCAAGTATAAGAAAATTCGTTATAAAGGAATTGTCTGTGACAAATGTGGCGTGGAAGTTACTCGTTCGGTTGTGCGCCGTGAGCGCATGGGCCATATTAATTTAGCCGCCCCCTCAACCCATATTTGGTTTTTGCGCGGCGTGCCATCAAGGATTGGTTTGATATTAGATTTATCTTTGCAGTCGCTTGAAAAAGTTGTTTATTTTGCTAATTTCATCATCACTAAAGTAGATGAGGATTTGAAAAAAGACACTTTGGAACAAATCCGCCAAGAATATAAATCTAAAGTTAGTCGCATTGAAAAAGATGCAGCCAACCAAGTCAATCAAGTTAAAGTCAAGGCCAATGACAAAGACAAGGATAAAGATAACGTCAAATTGGACAGTCAAATCGCCAAATTAAACCAAGCTAAGGATAATCAAATTGCCGAGCTTGAGAAAATTTTACGCTTAGCTGAATCTGAACTGAAAGAGTTAAGGCCAATGACTGTTATTTCTGAGCATCAGTATCAAGATTTGTCTTTAAAATATGGCCATATTTTTGAAGCTGGTATTGGGGCTGAGGCTATTAGAGATTTGTTAGCCGAAATTGATTTATCAAAATTAATAACTGAATTGCAAGCCAAAATTGAAAATTCTCGCGGTGCGCAACGTGAAAAATTAATTAAGCGCTTACGCTTAGTTAAAAATTTTGACAAAAATAAAATTCGACCAGAATGGATGGTTATGACTGTAATTCCTGTAATTCCGCCGGATCTTAGGCCAATGGTTCCGCTTGACGGCGGCCGCTTCGCGACTTCGGATTTAAACGATTTGTACCGCCGTATTATTAACCGTAATAATCGCTTAAAGCAATTACATGAATTAAACGCGCCAGAAGTTATTATTAGAAACGAAAAGCGCATGTTGCAAGAGGCGGTTGACGCTTTAATTGATAATTCAGCCCGGCACGGTAAAACTGTAGTTGCCTCCACCGGCCAAAAACGCATGCTCAAATCTTTGGCTGACGTGCTTAAGGGTAAGCAGGGGCGTTTCCGACAGAATTTACTTGGAAAGAGAATTGATTACTCCGGGCGTTCGGTCATTGTGGTTGGCCCGAATTTGCGCTTAGATCAGTGTGGTTTGCCTAAAATGATGGCGCTGGAACTTTTCCGCCCTTTTATCATCAGCCGATTAATTCAATCAGAAATCGTACACAACGTTCGTTCTGCCAACCGTTACATTGACGCTGGCAATCCGGAAGTGATGGATATTTTAGAGGATATTATTGAAGACGCCACAGTTTTACTTAACCGCGCGCCGACCTTGCACCGCCTAGGTATCCAAGCCTTTAAGCCGGTGTTGATTGAAGGTAAGGCCATACAAGTTCATCCGTTAGTATGTCCGGCTTTTAACGCTGACTTTGACGGTGACCAAATGGCTGTCCACGTGCCGCTCACCCCCGCCTCAAAATGGGAAGCGAATAATTTAATGTTGTCATCAAAGAATTTGTTAAAACCAGCAACGGGCGATCCGATAGTGATGCCAAGCCAAGACATGGTTTGGGGCGCTTATTACATGACTTTGGTAAATGAGAAAAAAGAACCGAAAGCTTTTAGTTCATTTAATGAGGCCCACACGGCTTACCAACTTCGCAGAATTTCGATTCAAGATGAAATAATTTTACCGCTAACTGATACCGGGCGAAAATCAGTCATTGGCACTGAAGCGCAAGGGGATTTAATTAAAACGACAGTCGGGCGCTTATTGTTTAATCAAATTTTACCAAGAGACTTAGCTTATTATAATAAAACCGTAGAGAAAGGTACGCTTAAAGAAATTGTGGGCTTGACTTTTGAACGAGGAGAAGAAGCACTGGAAGAAAACATTAGGTTTATTGATGCTTTGAAAAAAATGACTTTTCATTATTTAACCCGCTCAGGGTATTCTTGGAGTATGGATGATTTGCCATTTATTGAGGCAAAACAAAAATTGATTGCCGCCGGTGATAAAGCTGTTGCAGAAATTGAAGATCAATACGCGACGGGGCTTTTAACCGACAGTGAACGCCATGCCAAAATTATAGAAATCTGGATGGACGCTAAAGACCAAATTGTAAAATCAAGCCGCGACACGTTAGATCGTAACGGCCCGGTTTATTCCATGGTGGAATCCGGTGCTCGCGGTTCTTGGTCGCAGTTGATTCAAATTATGGGCATGAAAGGCTTAGTGACTAACCCGTCTGGCGGCATTATTGAATTGCCGGTGAAAGGTAATTTCAAAGAAGGCTTTGATGTATTGGAATACTTCATATCTACTCACGGCGCGCGTAAGGGCTTGTCAGACACTGCCTTGCGAACCGCAAATGCCGGTTATTTAACCCGCCGGCTAGTTGACGTAGCCCAAGATTTAGTTATTAGCTCAAATGATTGTGGTGACACCACGGGAGAAGTTGTCAATTTAGAACAACAGCCGCGCAGCGGTTGGGATGTTTATGAAAAAGTTAAAGGTAGGGCTTTGTTAGCCGACGTACCTGCGCTTAAAAGTAAAAAAGTTTTAGTTAAAAAAGGCGAATTAATTACTCGAGAGGTAGTTGAATTGCTAAAAGCCAATAAGGTCAGCGAAGTTCACGTGCGATCTGTGCTGGAATGTAAATTAAAGAAAGGTATTTGCCAACAATGTTACGGTTTGGATTTAGGCCATAACCGTTTAGTGGACTTAGGCACAGCCGTAGGCGTGGTCGCCGCCCAAAGTATTGGCGAACCAGGCACCCAGCTTACAATGAGAACTTTCCATACCGGCGGTGTGGCGGGACTAGACATTACCCAAGGTTTGCCGCGAGTTGAAGAAGTTTTTGAAGCTAGAACGCCGAAAGTCAAAGCCATTTTGTCTGAGGTTGACGGTAAAGTGAAAATTGAAAAACCGAACGGCGAAGGCAAAAATTCAAGTCGCAGTAAAATTGTAAAAATAGCATACGAAGAATTAGAAGAAGATGTGTATGCCTTTCCTAAGGGTAAAGATAAGCCTAATTTGGCGGTTAAAGACACTGAGTCAATTAAAAAAGCCAGCCTGCTTTTCACCACTCCAAAACGTGAAAAAGTTGTCGCTAAGCGAGACGGAATTGTTAAAGTTGAAAAAGATAAAATTACCGTGACTGTAAAAACCGAAAAGTTTAAGGAATATGTTATTCCGCCAGAATTCAGCTTGTTAGTTGAAGAAGGCGATTTAGTAGCCAAGGGGCAAGAGCTTACCAACGGTAGCTTTGATTTGCAACAAATATACAAATTGCGCGGCAAAGAAGAAGCCCAAAATTACATTGTCAAAGAAATTTTGAACATTTACCATTCCCAGGGCCAAAAGTTAAACGATAAGCACGTTGAATTAATTTGTCGCAAAATGTTTTCTCGTATCTTGGTTAAAGATCCCGGCGACTCAGAATTTGTAGTTGGCGAACGCATTGAACGAGGTGAATTTTTAGAAGTCAATGAAGCTCTTAAGAAAAAGAATAAAAAAGAAGCCACCGGGGATTTGTTGTTGCTTGGAATCACTAAGGTTTCTTTGTCTACTACTAGTTTCTTATCTGCCGCGTCATTCCAAGAAACCCAGCGCGTTTTAATTAATGCCGCGGTGGAAGGTAAAATTGACCGCTTGGAAGGATTGAAAGAAAACGTGATTATTGCGCGTTTGATCCCGGCCGGTACTGGTTATCCGGGCAACGAAGTTAATATTCCAGAGCCAGAACCAGTAAGCCTTGATGAAGATGAACCTGTTGAAGAGGCCAAGAATGATACTGAAGATAAAATGGCCAAAGCTAAAGAACTCTTATACGAAAAATAA